ATTTAAATCACCTTTTTTTCTATAACtctttgttttaaaaatgtaaggGGAAGTTTGGAAGAGGAAAGTTAAATGACATGAATGGAAACAAGTGACATTTTCTCTTTGTTTGGGACATTATCTTAAGTTTACATTAGATCCTTTGACAGTGAACTCGGTCATGAAGCtctttaaatattgattttagttTCCATTACCTAGTAATAGAGTAATATCACTAAATTACCTTTATATTGTTTCAGGAACGGAATTGCAGAAGGGGGAGATTTTCCCCTGCTAAACTTAAAGGAAAACGCGTAATTGAACTAGGAGCTGGCTGTGGTGTTTCTGGTTTTGGTGagttttaaaattgttgttaAAAATCTGTTCATTGGATCAATGTACTTTGCTATATTCACTCCTTTATGAAACTGGTCTATCTTTACCCTATTTTCAGTACTTAGGTTGGGTGGTGATGACTAGTCTGATATGCAGTTCCATTGCAGGCATGGCTTTGCTGGGGTGTGATGTTATAGTGACAGACCAAAAAGAGGTTTTGCCATTGTTGGAGAGAAACGTTGAGCGTAATATTTCAAGGGTCATGCAAAAGAATCCTGGTTTGATTTCATACTTTTGAACCATCCTCATTCTCATTTGCTTTAtgtatttacttattttaaattctttatatttatctttgAATTTTCTTCTTGTACTTATCTCTGGTTATTCTGTCTGCGGATTTAAAGATAGTAGTATTTGACTTGGACCTCAATTGTTTTTAGAGTCATTTGGTTCGGTCAAGGTTGCTGAACTTCAGTGGGGAGACGAAAGTCACATTAAGGCTGTGGGTCCTCCATTTGACTACATTATTGGCACTGATGTTGTAAGTGTATAACAGGCCTTTCTGCAAGCAATTTGGAAGTGAATATCCCTTAAAAGTTAACTCATTAACAATATCCcaaattaattcttaaaattacAATCTCTAATCAATTTACtccttaaaattataaaaatgtgattttaatcCCTGATATTTGTTAACATTGGTCATCTTAACCGTTACTCAATTTAATCCTAGAAGTTttacaaatatcattttaagtaataaattgATATTAGTTGTAATTTCAGAGATTAAATTGACTAGTGCCACTGGGAACTAATTTGGTATGTTACTCACAAATTGATCGTCATTCTGTTTCTGTTTGATTTGGTGTATTTCTTTGAAGGTTTATGTAGAGCATCTATTGGAACCTCTATTACAGACAATACTTGCTTTATCTGGACCTAGGACTACAATTATGGTATGTTATTCAACTCCTCTATTAAATTATGCACATATTTCTTATAGTAAACTTGGATAATTcacttgtttattattttgttttgaatttgttcGTGAAGTTGGGCTATGAAATCCGCTCTACAAGTGTCCATGAGAAGATGCTTCAGATGTGGAAAAGAAACTTTGATGTGAAGACTGTCTCGAAGTCCAAGGTAAGCTATATGTTCCAATGAGTTACGTTTATCGCTATATATAAGTCTTGAATTAGCTATACTATTTTCAGTCAAAGTTAACGAATAGGTGAGTGTGGTTAACTAGTTCCGAAGCTTCAATTTGAGCAGATGGATGAGACATTTCAACATCCAAGTATTCAACTCTTCATCATGGGCTTCAAACATTCAGCAGACTGCACAGAAAACTCTGATGAGGCCACTGTTGAAAAAGTTGATGTGGAAACTGTTGTGGAGGATAAAAGCAGTGAGGGAAATGTTGTAGTAGAAGGATCTGGTCTCGTTGAAGAAAATGTTGATGACCAAAATAAGCCAATCTCGCAAAATGCAAAGCTTAGTGAGTGGGAAGCCAGAAGGTATGGAGCTATGGCTGCAAGGATTTTGCGAGATGTAAAAATATCCTGATTTTGAGAGTTGCTCTGGGAAATTTAGTCagagtaaaaatattatgatagtCATAGCATATGCTTGAACTTTATGTTTggttcatttaaaaaaaaaaatggatccatgtattttaattgttaattttggTTCCTTTGTTTACTTGATGTTCAATGTTTAATACTGACAGCACACTGTAACAGTATTCATATGAAGTACTATGTAGAAAAACAAACTAGCATTTTAAAGTCCTAATTTATTTTGTCATATATCCATAC
The Vigna angularis cultivar LongXiaoDou No.4 chromosome 5, ASM1680809v1, whole genome shotgun sequence genome window above contains:
- the LOC108339752 gene encoding uncharacterized protein LOC108339752, producing the protein MEPDRLNSPTTFEMPLEILGHELQFSQDPNSKNLGTTVWDASLVFAKFLERNCRRGRFSPAKLKGKRVIELGAGCGVSGFGMALLGCDVIVTDQKEVLPLLERNVERNISRVMQKNPESFGSVKVAELQWGDESHIKAVGPPFDYIIGTDVVYVEHLLEPLLQTILALSGPRTTIMLGYEIRSTSVHEKMLQMWKRNFDVKTVSKSKMDETFQHPSIQLFIMGFKHSADCTENSDEATVEKVDVETVVEDKSSEGNVVVEGSGLVEENVDDQNKPISQNAKLSEWEARRYGAMAARILRDVKIS